One Piscinibacter lacus genomic window, GAAGTGCGCATCGCCGTCAAGTCGAACAGCGGCATCACCGGCATCGGCCAGCTCAACGGCAAGAAGGTCGCCACCACCACGGGTACCACCTCCGTGCAGACGCTGCGCAAGAACGAGCGTGCCACCGGCGTGAACTTCGAAGAGGTCTACGGCAAGGACCACGCCGACAGCTTCCTGCTGCTCGAATCGGGCCGCGCCGACGCCTTCGTGATGGACGGCGCCATCCTGGCCGGCAACATCGCCAAGGCCAAGAACCCGGCCGACTTCAAGATCGTCGGCGAGGTGCTCAGCGTCGAGCCCATCGCCATCATGATGCGCAAGGACGACCCGGCCTTCAAGAAGGCGGTCGACGACAGCCTGATGGCCATGATGAAGAGCGGCGAGATCGCCAAGATCTGGGACAAGTGGTTCCTGCAGCCCATCCCGCCCGCCAACACCAAGGTCGGCATGCCGGCCAATGACAACACCAAGGCGGCCTGGGCGGCGCCGAACGACAAGCCGATGGAAGCCTACGCGGCCAAGTGAGTGCAGGGGGCGGGGCGGTTCGCGGTGCGCCGGGCGCACGCTAGCCGCAGCCCGCCCGAGGAAGGTCGGACGAGGAGGCGCCGGTGGGCAACTGGGATTGGCAGGTGTTCTGCAAGGACACCATCGACGGCGAAGTGCGGCCGTCCTGCTTCGGCGAGGGCGGGGACATCACCTACCTCGACTGGATGCTTTCGGCCTGGGGCTGGACGCTGTCGGTGGCCCTGCTGGCGCTGGTCGTCGCGCTGGCCGTCGGCTCGCTGATGGGCATCCTGCGCACGGTGCCCGACAAGCGCCTGGCCTTCCTCGGCAATGCCTGGACCGAGCTCTTCCGCAACATCCCCCTGCTGGTCCAGATCTTCCTCTGGTACCACGTGATCCCGGGCCTGATCCCGCCGCTCAAGCAGGTGCCGAGCTTCGCGCTGGTGGTGCTGGGCCTGGGTTTTTTCACGTCGGCGCGCATCGCCGAGCAGGTCAAGGCCGGCATCCAGGCCCTGCCCAAGGGCCAGCGCTATGCCGGACTGGCCGTGGGCCTGACCCTGCCGCAGACCTACCGCTACGTGCTGCTGCCCATGGCCTTCCGCATCGTCATCCCGCCGCTGACCAGCGAGAGCATGAACATCATCAAGAACAGCTCGGTGGCCTTCGCGGTCAGCATTGCCGAGCTGACGATGTTCGCGATGCAGGCGCAGGAGGAGACCTCGCGCGGCATCGAGGTCTACCTGGCGGTGAGCGCGCTGTACTTCGTCTCGGCCTTCACGATCAACCGCATCATGCTGGTGGTCGAGGACCGGGTCCGCGTGCCCGGCATGGTCGGAGGCAAGTGAGATGTTGAACCTCGACTACAGCTTCCTCGACTGGGGTGTCGTCAGCGGCTTCATCCTGAAGGGCCTGGTCTTCTCGGTGCAGCTCACGCTGATCGCCATGGTTTGCGGCATCGCCCTGGGCACGGTGCTGGCGCTGATGCGGCTCTCGGGCAAGCCCTGGCTGGTGATCCCCGCCTCGATCTATGTGAACACCCTCCGGTCCATCCCGCTGGTGATGGTGATCCTGTGGTTCTTCCTGCTCATCCCGCTGCTGATCGGCCAGCCCATGGGCGCGGAGTTGTCGGCCATCATCACCTTCACGATCTTCGAGGCGGCCTACTACTCCGAGATCATGCGGGCCGGCATCCAGAGCGTGCCCCGCGGCCAAGTGCAGGCCGGCTACGCGGTGGGCATGAGCTACGGGCAGACGATGCAGCTCATCGTGCTGCCGCAGGCCTTCCGCAACATGCTGCCGGTGCTGCTGACGCAGACCATCATCTTGTTCCAGGACACCTCGCTGGTCTACGCCATCGGCGCCTACGACCTGCTCAAGGGCTTCGAGGTGGCCGGCAAGAACTTCAACCGGCCGGTCGAGACCTACCTGCTCGCCGCGCTCGTCTACTTCATCATCTGCTTCAGCCTGTCGATGCTCGTGCGTCGTTTGCAGCAGAAGATCCAGATCATCCGCTGAACCACGGACCCCGCCATGATCGAGATCCAGAACGTCTCCAAGTGGTACGGCAGCTTCCAGGTGCTGACCGACTGCACGACCACCATCCAGAAGGGCGAGGTCGTCGTCGTCTGCGGCCCCTCGGGCTCGGGCAAGAGCACGCTGATCAAGACGGTGAATGCGCTGGAGCCCTTCCAGAAGGGCGACATCGTCGTCAACGGCATCAGCATCGCCGACCCCAAGACCGACCTGCCCAAGCTGCGCAGCCGTGTCGGCATGGTCTTCCAGCACTTCGAGCTGTTCCCGCACCTGAGCGTGACGGAGAACCTGACCCTGGCACAGATCAAGGTGCTGGGCCGCGGCAAGGACGATGCCCTGGCCCGGGGCCTGAAGATGCTCGACCGGGTCGGCCTGATCAAGCACAAGGACAAGTTCCCCGGCCAGCTCTCCGGCGGTCAGCAGCAGCGGGTGGCCATTGCCCGCGCGCTGTCGATGGATCCGATGGTCATGCTCTTCGACGAGCCGACCTCGGCCCTGGACCCGGAGATGGTCGGCGAGGTGCTCGACGTCATGGTCCAGCTCGCCAACGAGGGCATGACCATGATGTGCGTGACCCACGAGATGGGCTTCGCGCGCAAGGTCAGCCACCGCGTCATCTTCATGGACGCCGGCAAGATCATCGAGGACTGCAAGAAGGAAAGCTTCTTCGGCGAGCCCGAGGCGCGCTCGGCGCGGGCCAAGGACTTCCTTTCGAAGATCCTGCAGCACTGAAGCGGCTCGGGCGCCGCGATGCTCTGCTTGGCCCCGCCCGGGCAGGCCGGGCGGCTCAGTCCAGCAGACCGCTGAGCTTGAGCTGAAGTCGTGCCCGCCAGGCGCGCGGGGCCTGGATATCGGCGGCCACATGCGGCCGGTCGGACCGGCGCAGCAACATCGCCGCGGTGGCGGCGTCCAGGCTGCGCAGCTCGCGAAGGTCCCAGGACGCTGGTTTGTCGCCGGCCGGCTGGGCCGCCAGGGCCTGGCGCAGCGCCGGGCCGCCCTCGCCGCTGAGCTGGTAGCTGCGGCCGTTGACGCGAAGCTGGGCGGGGGCCTGCTCGCGCCCCGCCGCCGGTCGGGCGCCGAACAGCCACTGCGGCAGCACCCGCCCCAGCAGCAGCCGCAGCAGCCCGCCGCCGTCGTACAGGTAGCGCCGCCAGATGCCGCGCTCGGTGGCAATCCGCCACAGCCACTCCAGCCCCAGGCTGCGGGCCCAGACGGGCGCCCGGTCCAGCCGGCCGGCGGTGAAGTTCACGACCGCGCCGAGGTGGCTGATCAGCGGGGCCTGCACCCGGTCGCGGTTGCGCAGCGCCCAGGCCTGACCCTTGACCGCGCCGAGTGCGACGACGAGGAAGTCGGCGCCGCTGGCATTCAGCGCGGCCAGGGTGGCTTCGTCGCTGAGACTTTCGACATCGCCGAAGCCGGCCGCGAAGCCGCCCACGCCGGTCAGGCCGGGGGACAGGCCTTCGGCATGCCGCCGGGCGAGCTGGGCTGAGGCCTCTTCCGCCGCCCCGGGCGGGCCGCCGAAGAAGGCCACCTTCAGCGGCGGGCCGGGCAGGCGCTGAAGGTCCTCGAACAGGTCGGAGCCGGCCACCCGCTCCGGCAGCGGCAGGCCGAGCAGGCGGGCCAGCCAGACCAGGGGCTGACCGTCGACCAGCACGAGATCGCTTTCCAGCACCGATCGGCGAAAGGCCGGGGCCGACTGGGCGGCGACCAAGAAGTTGACATTGACCGTCGAGAAGAAGCAGCGCTCGCCTGCGCGAGCCCGGGCGCGGAGGAGTTCCGCCGCCTCGCGACGGCTCACCGCGTCAAAGGGCAGGCCGAGCAGGGCATAGGCATCGAAGGTCTTCGGCTCATGCTGCTTCACAGCGGCCCTTGAGCCGTCAGCAGGTCCATCCTTGACGGTCATGAATCAGGCGTGGCGCCACTGGGGGGGTGGGGCCATGCGCGGGCTCGGGCTCGGCCTTGCCGGGACCTTGGCAGTGACAGGCTTCAGCCGGCTGTAGGTCAGCGCCAGGCCGGCCACCAGGATCTTCAGGGTGATGACACCGACGATTGGGCTGCACGTCGCAACGAAGATCATCATGCCGATGCTTGCGGCAAAGATGCTCCGCCCCATGCCATCCAGCTCGACGTCACGCTTGCGGTTGCGCGCCCAGGCCTGGAAGGTGGCAAAGAGCACCAGCAGGAAGACGCCGACGTAAAGCACGAGGCCGAACAGGCCCGTCGACAAGGCAATGATCACGTAGGTGTTGACGAAGTCGATGAAGCCGTCGCCCTGCATCAGATGGGTGAAGGCATGGTTGGTCTCATAAGTGAAGGTGCCCAACCAGGGGTTCTGGCGAATCACTTCGATCGAGGCCTTGAGCAGTTCCTGTCGGAAGACCACGGTCTCAGCATCAAGGGTGCCGATGAAGGGTAGATGGTCAACGATCTTGGGGCCCAGTGGACTAATGAGCACCAGTGGCAGCACGAGCAGCCCCAATCCGCTGAGCTTGGCCAATCGCGCCACACCGTCGCGGCTGATGAGCAAGTAGGCGAACAGCCCAACCGCTGCGCCCAGCCAGGGGCCTCGGGAAAGCGGTGCCCAAAGGCCCGCGCAGACCACCATGATCAGGAAAGCATGGAGGGCCTTGGACGCCCGCAAGCCCATCGACACGATGAAGCACAGCGCCACCATCATGAACAGGCCCATGACCAATGGATGGCCCCCGGGGCCTGCGGCACGCAGACTATCTCCGCGGGTCAGGTGGACGTGGCGGAAAGTCTTCAAGTCCAGGGTGAGGATCAGGTCCGGGTAAAGCAGCCAGCCCTTGAGGTTTTCGAACACGACGATCGGCGCAACCACCATCCAACCCAGCACCAGGGCACCCATCACCTCCCGGACGTCATTGCGGCTGGTCAGGCCGCGGGTGACGGCGTAGTAGGGAATGATCACGTCGAGGAACATGCCGATGCCCTCGCGCACCGTCACAGTCAGCGGAAGGCCGGAGGTGCTGAGCAGGGTGATGCGCAGCACGATGTAGCCGAGCACCCACAGGTCGACGAGACGGATCCAGCCTGTCAAGCGCTGATTGCGGTTGTTGATCAGCACGCTCACGCAAAGCGGCAGCAGGAGGACAAGGTTCAACACCCGCAGGTAGTTCAGGTCCAGCAGGTAGTTGATGGCCCCCAGACCGGGCAACGGGGCCGAGTAGGGTGGGATGCAGAAAGCAAGGAAGGCATACAGCGCGATGGTCTGCTTGTCGCGCAGTTTCAGAAGAAACAGGATCAGGAAGAGCAGGAAGGCGAAGATCCAGAAACTGCTCGAGATAAAGGCCGCGAAGGTGATGCCCAGCCAGCCCGCAGCCCGTGTCCAGTAGGTTTGCGGCGACATGCCGCGCTGGATGTAGAACCTGCTGCACAACAGGAACATGCCCCCCGCCAGCACGAAGATGACGAAAAGCGCCTTGAGGTGAACGAGGGTCATGATCGGTCGGGCGTGAGGGTGCGGTCGCTGCGGCTGCTGGCTCAGGCACTCGGCGACGAGGTCGGGGTGCGCGTGTCCTGGCGCTTGAACAGGCGTCCGACCAGCATCAGCAAGGCGTCCATCGCGATGAAGCTGAGCAGGGCGACCAGCATCAGCACCATGCCGGCCAAACCGTGCAGGAAACCCTGACCCGCTTCATCACCCAGGTGGTAGGTGATCAGGACCAGGATGATCACGCGGATGATGTTGGCGGCGAAGGCGATCGGCGGGATCAGCAGCATCATCACCGCGTTGTGGACGATGCCCCTGCGCTGCATGATGTACATGTAGAGCACGCCCAGGGCCGTCAAGCTGAACATGGAG contains:
- a CDS encoding amino acid ABC transporter substrate-binding protein encodes the protein MKHTLLTLALAGLAFGAQADTLKKIKDSGSVTMGVRESSGALSYTLGDGKFVGYHVELCERVLKDVQKQLGLGALTTKYQPVTSQNRIPLVQNGTVDIECGSTTNNATRQKDVSFAVTTFVEEVRIAVKSNSGITGIGQLNGKKVATTTGTTSVQTLRKNERATGVNFEEVYGKDHADSFLLLESGRADAFVMDGAILAGNIAKAKNPADFKIVGEVLSVEPIAIMMRKDDPAFKKAVDDSLMAMMKSGEIAKIWDKWFLQPIPPANTKVGMPANDNTKAAWAAPNDKPMEAYAAK
- a CDS encoding amino acid ABC transporter permease, which codes for MGNWDWQVFCKDTIDGEVRPSCFGEGGDITYLDWMLSAWGWTLSVALLALVVALAVGSLMGILRTVPDKRLAFLGNAWTELFRNIPLLVQIFLWYHVIPGLIPPLKQVPSFALVVLGLGFFTSARIAEQVKAGIQALPKGQRYAGLAVGLTLPQTYRYVLLPMAFRIVIPPLTSESMNIIKNSSVAFAVSIAELTMFAMQAQEETSRGIEVYLAVSALYFVSAFTINRIMLVVEDRVRVPGMVGGK
- a CDS encoding amino acid ABC transporter permease, with translation MLNLDYSFLDWGVVSGFILKGLVFSVQLTLIAMVCGIALGTVLALMRLSGKPWLVIPASIYVNTLRSIPLVMVILWFFLLIPLLIGQPMGAELSAIITFTIFEAAYYSEIMRAGIQSVPRGQVQAGYAVGMSYGQTMQLIVLPQAFRNMLPVLLTQTIILFQDTSLVYAIGAYDLLKGFEVAGKNFNRPVETYLLAALVYFIICFSLSMLVRRLQQKIQIIR
- a CDS encoding amino acid ABC transporter ATP-binding protein, translating into MIEIQNVSKWYGSFQVLTDCTTTIQKGEVVVVCGPSGSGKSTLIKTVNALEPFQKGDIVVNGISIADPKTDLPKLRSRVGMVFQHFELFPHLSVTENLTLAQIKVLGRGKDDALARGLKMLDRVGLIKHKDKFPGQLSGGQQQRVAIARALSMDPMVMLFDEPTSALDPEMVGEVLDVMVQLANEGMTMMCVTHEMGFARKVSHRVIFMDAGKIIEDCKKESFFGEPEARSARAKDFLSKILQH
- a CDS encoding WecB/TagA/CpsF family glycosyltransferase, with the translated sequence MTVKDGPADGSRAAVKQHEPKTFDAYALLGLPFDAVSRREAAELLRARARAGERCFFSTVNVNFLVAAQSAPAFRRSVLESDLVLVDGQPLVWLARLLGLPLPERVAGSDLFEDLQRLPGPPLKVAFFGGPPGAAEEASAQLARRHAEGLSPGLTGVGGFAAGFGDVESLSDEATLAALNASGADFLVVALGAVKGQAWALRNRDRVQAPLISHLGAVVNFTAGRLDRAPVWARSLGLEWLWRIATERGIWRRYLYDGGGLLRLLLGRVLPQWLFGARPAAGREQAPAQLRVNGRSYQLSGEGGPALRQALAAQPAGDKPASWDLRELRSLDAATAAMLLRRSDRPHVAADIQAPRAWRARLQLKLSGLLD
- a CDS encoding O-antigen ligase family protein; this translates as MTLVHLKALFVIFVLAGGMFLLCSRFYIQRGMSPQTYWTRAAGWLGITFAAFISSSFWIFAFLLFLILFLLKLRDKQTIALYAFLAFCIPPYSAPLPGLGAINYLLDLNYLRVLNLVLLLPLCVSVLINNRNQRLTGWIRLVDLWVLGYIVLRITLLSTSGLPLTVTVREGIGMFLDVIIPYYAVTRGLTSRNDVREVMGALVLGWMVVAPIVVFENLKGWLLYPDLILTLDLKTFRHVHLTRGDSLRAAGPGGHPLVMGLFMMVALCFIVSMGLRASKALHAFLIMVVCAGLWAPLSRGPWLGAAVGLFAYLLISRDGVARLAKLSGLGLLVLPLVLISPLGPKIVDHLPFIGTLDAETVVFRQELLKASIEVIRQNPWLGTFTYETNHAFTHLMQGDGFIDFVNTYVIIALSTGLFGLVLYVGVFLLVLFATFQAWARNRKRDVELDGMGRSIFAASIGMMIFVATCSPIVGVITLKILVAGLALTYSRLKPVTAKVPARPSPSPRMAPPPQWRHA